The genomic stretch ggcagggGCCAGTCCCCCCGAGGCCTGGCCCGTGGCTGTGGCCGGGGCCGTGGCTGTGCTTGTGCATCTCTTCGTGGGAGGCATGCACCAGCCTCGCAATCAGGATGGCATACTCCTCGTAGTTTAACTGCTTGTCCGAGTTTGTGTCCAGGTCCTCCATGATGTGGTTTATGGCTTCGTCATCCTTCTTCTGCTTCTGTGGGTAGGGAGAGATGGCCATCAGGGCAGGGTGTGACCAGAGGTGGGCACCAGGGAGCACTGTGGATGACCAGATGGAAACCTGGCCCCGTGAGggcaacataaaaattaaaaacgaCTGTGGACTGAGTGCCTGGCTGTAGCAGAAACTGGGCATGTGTTGGCACTTCCCAGTCTATTCTCCCTTTAGCCCTATGACCGAAGGACTGTCGTGATCTCTGTATTATAGAAGGAAGCTGAGGGCTGGTgctttacccaaggtcacacaattagTAAGTATGGAAATGTCATCTTATTTGGCCCTTCAAACAACTTTAACAGACAGAATTGGTAACTTTCTGGAGGAAGACTTGAGCAAACCAAGTCTTATAAAGgttaattaattttttgtttttgtttttgttttcagattGACAAAGCATGGGAATTCAAATCAGATCTACCTTACAGCCCAGTATTGCctgtcttcctcccctcccctccccttcctttcaaGGTAACTAATTAGTGAAACTCATTTCTACCTATAAAGCAGGGAAGCATCGTAGGAAAACAAGATGGTACAGGGGCTTGGGTGGGGGCAGACAGTGGAGACAAGGTACATGAGAGGAGATGTGAGGTGAAGTAAAAAGATCCAGGTGTGGTAGAAAAGAGGTAATGTCAGAGGAACTAAATTCTAGTTCCGGCTCCTCCAGACACTGGCTGGGGTGCCCTTGCCAACTCTGTAGGTTACGGGGTGCCTAGCTGATGTCCCAGGCCCCTCCTTGCTCTGACTGCACTTCAACACGTTCTGCTTTTCTGTACCTTTGTCCTCACCAGGTCAGAGAAGTCCCAGCTCCTCCTCCTAGCCTATTCTCTGCTTCTggcaggggctggggttgggggtggagtgAGTGGGGGGTCACATGGAGGAGAACCTTGCCCGGTGATAGTGAGGGACCCACACTCTCCTGGCTGAGCACTCTCTTGTCTACCCTGATCCAGCACCCTGCTTGCCTGAGAGCTGCACCCACGGGAGCTGTCAGTGTCCCTAACACCTCCAGGAATGGAACTGGCCCTAGGTGCCAGGTGTCCCATTCTTCCTAGGCCAGGCCTCTGTTTCCCcaaatttgaaaaggaaagaaaagggctgGTGGAAATACCCCTTCTCCTAGAACCGTCCAATCATTTGGGGAGCAGGAAAACCAAAAGACCCACTTACATTTGCTAagtgctttctatgtgccagCGCTGTGATGGTGCCTTCCCACTTGCTTTTTACCGACCATAGAACCTTGGCATTAGAAAAGCCCTCTCCATCTTCTACTTCAAGTTTCTGGCTGAGGCTTAGAGTCCCCTCAGCTTCCTGCCAAAGGTCATCCTCTGTTGTCACCCTCTCAACATGCAGGTCTAAGCTCAAACCTCAGCCCTGGAAAGTGGTCTTTCTGGTCTACCCTAAAGTCACCTCTGCCCCACCTGGCCCAAAGCACCCACCTAACAAAGGCCTTTTCTTCAAGACCCTAATGATTGGCATCTGGATTATCTTTGCTATTTGTTGTCAGCATCTTTGCTGTGTCTCCCCTGTTGGGGTTGGggttccctgagggcagggggcAAGTTCTATTCTGTTCACCACCACATCTCCGTGCCGAGGACAGGGCCTTGCACGTAGCAGGATAGCAGATGTTCTGTTGGTCTCTCTTGACTTCGTTGGACTTTGAGCACCTCTAATGACAGGCCACTCACTACCTCTGGAGCCTGGGGTAAAGGAGCCACAATTTTCTCCTTGGTCACCACAGAACACCCCCCTTCAGCCCAAACTACCGGGAGGCTGAGTCACGCCTGCCAGGAGTTTAGTCCTACCTTGAGGAAGTTTGCCAGCTCTTTTTTCACCAGCTTTTTGAATTCGTTCTGGTTCAGGGTGTCTGGATTCTCCAGTCGCGCAGAGTACTGGTGGAAGACGTTGATGATGGTCTCTACGCTTTTTTCGAATGGGGACAATTCTTCAGCCATCTTCTCACACTCTGTCTGAGTAATGGAGAAGCAGGGGTTGGGGTGCTTAGAAGAAAATGCTGTCAGCTTCCTTGACTGGCTGCTggcaagaaggaaggggaaaaacacaCAAAGCACAGAGAAAGCCTGGGCTGTGATTTAACTGGGAGACAGTCCTGTCCTCACCTGTCACACATGTGACAAATGGTTTTTAGAATATCTGGAGAATGCCAAAAAGCAGACCATTTGAGGGCAGAAGGCTCTGGCAGAAcatgatgtaaagaaaatgtgaaGGAACCTTTAAAGTGGGTGGGGTCAATCAAGGAGGGCTTCCAGGAGGAGGGTTTGCAAGGAAGTTGAGtcaggggagaaaagaaagaatcgGCAGGCAGGTCCTAGCCTGGGGAAGCTGGCAGCTCACTTACCAAAGCCGAGGAGCCAAACAGAAGGGCTTTGACAGAGCAGCGCAGGCCAGATATTTATAGGCAGTCCCTGGCTGAGATGCTCATCCCTCCTGCCGGGACGATTGCTTCACAGGTGAGCCGTGTGGTAACCCTGAGCTGGGCTGTCACTGCCAGGAAGCTGTACTGGGGGCTGGGGCGGGACAGGAAGTGTTCACATAGCTCCTTTTGCCTTTTTATGAAATTCCTAGCCCTGAGCCTGGAGCTGGTTTGGGAGGAAGTAGGTTGGTTAGTTCACTTCCGCCTCACCCAATGCCCTGTTCTGGCCAAGTGAGCGGGCAAGCAGCCAGTGTGTCTCTTCTCTGGCACCCTCACTCTGCAACTCTGCAGCTGCCCTCGttgagctattttttttttttttaaattttatttaaacccTACGACCCTCCCACATAACTATCGTATCTGTGAAAATAAAATCCCATGACAATAACAATCTTACGAGTAACAGAAATGGCAGTGCTGCTTTCAATTAGAGGCAAAAGCATTCCCAATTTACAGATCAAGATACTGAATATTGTAATCTGCAATAATGCAtacattttggaaagattttaacAAACATAGTACTCAAGTTTTCCTCCACTGGGGGTTACTGTGCCTGCATCCAGGGTTACTGTAGACTTTGTGGGTCCTCATATGTGAGAAACCTATATGAAATTccatttaaatacatatttccatcattttattttcacaatatattgaaataatgaataagagactttatgaatgaaatagaaataaatttactGATCTTGGTCTTCTTGTGCAGAATTCAATAacttataataaataattataattttgaacTTAAAATATACTACTAAATTAGGTATTGTAAATGAACATTTttgctttaagaaaaaatatttaaaatttctccttCCATATTATGAAACACAGGAAAATATGTCATTGATCTCTCTAaccaacaaatttagcaaagatggttcttttttattaagataaagattaatctttaatttatttcatggtCAGCCTTCAGAtgacattatttatatttttaagaataatttaaatCTATGATTGAATAAATGTCTCTGTCCTTTAATTGCACAAATTAAATCTCCATTGAGCTTTGAGCTTTGGGGCACTGTCCCACCTGGGATAGCTGCCGGCTGGTGGGCTGAGGACTCATGGGGTGCCCCAACTCACTCTGCCTCCCCCCACGTGGGCAGCCTGCCCATTCTACTCAGCTCAGCAGGGAGGGACTGAGCCTTCCCTTCTATTTGCCTGACACTGTGATAAGTACTCTTGGGAGGGTGAGGGGTTGGCATGGGGCTCTTAAGTTTCTAGGGTGTCAGGGTAAGAAGACCCTCAAGGTGGCCAAGCCCCTtgctttgcagatgaggaaactgacaccCAGAGAGGGACCTGATCAAGGGCACATAGCTGGTTGGAGACCCCGCAGCAGCAGCCCAGATATCCCGGTTCGTGGTTGAGGATGATTCTGATTCTACCACCGTCTTGCAGTCTGGGTGAGAACGTCTCAGGGTGAATGTGTTTCTAGCATTTCTCATCATATGCTTCTAAATCCTGCTCCCAGCATGGGGTCCACACCCTCTGGGAATGTATAAACTAATTAGAAGACAGCTAATTTCAGGCAACCCCCTGGTGGGGAAGACATGCCCCTCCTCTGCTACAAACCCCCAGCGGCTCCCATGGCCCCAACCGGAAAGCTGAGATGGCAAGCACTGTGCACACAGCCCTCCGAGAACAGGCCTGCACTGTCTGGTCAGCCTCCCTGGCCCCAACCATGGGCACACAGCTCCACCAAAATCATGGGCACACAGGGCCCACCTCCTACCATGCCACCTCCAGGCCTTTGCCCTTGGTGCTCCCAGCCGGCGTGCCCTTCCCTGACTCCCCGGGGTGAAATTCCCACATCCCTCATGCTGTCTCATGCTGCCTCATCCAGGAAGCCTGCTCTGTATTCCCTTTGGGAAACTATTGCTTCCTTTTCTGCATACCctggcagtttttttttcctatgtcacTTCTTGCTCTCAACCCTTCCTTTCCTGGGGTAAAGTTATTTACGTATTTTGCCGAAGTATAATAATTGTAGCCTCTCAAGGGAAGGTTCTAGTCAAGGCCTGGCACGTGGGACACTCCTGTTTGCTGAACGATGGTGTGTCCTTACTGCACCCCTGCCCATGGCCCCAGGAAGAATGTATGGATGACCATCCATGGGTACCTTTTCCTCACCCCTTAATCCCCCTAGTCTGTTTGCTTCCATCGAAGAAGATGTTTTTCATCTTCCACTTCTGCACGTCCTTTTACCTGGTCTTCATGAAGCTTTTCTCCACAGCCCCAGCTCCTCCTGCCCCTGCTGCCCTTGGGTGGCCTGCTGCAGCCCCTGTGTGCCACCCCTTGACCCTGGGCACGCCCTGCCTTGCTGGGATGGTATATGCAGTAGTGGCTAAGGGCTATGTGACCTCAGGCAATTTCTTATCTTCTTTGTGCTTCACTTTCTTGTCTTTAAACAGGGTAATTACAGGTCATACCTTGTCATGTTATGAGGATTAATTGCGAAAGTACATGTAAagtatttagaacagtgcctggccctgGGGAAGAGTTGATTAAAATAAAgagctattattactattattattactcttttcattcattcatccaaaaaTATTGATTCCGCACTATTAGTACCAGAAACTAATGTTAGATGTTGGGAAAGCTTGGTGAATGAGTCACAATTCATGGAGAGACATAATCTTAGGTTCTGTCCACCTAATTAAATTTTAAACTCTTGGTAGGTAAGAATTGTGCCCTGCCCACTATCAAGTACACAACAAGTAGTTGAAAGCTTGCTGAGTGCATGATTGAAGGAATGAGTGATTCATCTATTGTCTGTTCCCGGGCATCGACCCTCTGTGGTTTAAGCTAATGGAGGAAGCACAGTCAGCAGGCAGTGGATCATGCGTCCTTCCTTCTCCAACTGTTGTGAAAACTGTCATTTTACGCAATCTCAGCTGGTGTGGCACGTTTCTCCTCTGTGTGTTCCCACAGCACCCTCTGCTGTCGCTATCAAAGCACCTTACACTCCACACCAAGGATCTGAGTAAGGAGCGCTTGTAGGAACAGGATACATAGGCAGAAAGACATCGACAACACCAGTGGGAGACTCATGGACTGATGTGGGGCCTGCGTGTTGGGGAGACACTAGGGAGTGGTGGAGTCTGTGGCGAATGGGAGTGTTCTTAACACAAAGCGACAGCTGGCACTTGGTAAGTGGACCAAGTGTTGCTGGATCTCCAGAATCTGAATTTTTGTCAAAACTCCTGTTTATAAAAGTTGTCAActaattttaaagaaaggaaaacagtaaCAGAAGCATGGTGTGGGCCAAACAAAATGTGACAGCAGACAGACACCGCAACCTCTGCTCTGTCATGGAATTCTTGACTTTCAGGTCTGTCTCCTCCGTTCTACTGTGACTCCTCAAGGTGGGGATGCTGCCTGATTCACCTCTGTATTCCTAGGACTGAGGGGCCTGCCTGGGGTGGCATTAGATTAACATGCTTTGAATCAATATATGCAGGAGTTCACGGATAAGGACAGATGAAGGAACAAATGAGTGTGAACATGAACGCTGGTTCTGTTGCCCTTTGCCATGTGATTTCTGTAGAGTCACTGACTAA from Choloepus didactylus isolate mChoDid1 chromosome 2, mChoDid1.pri, whole genome shotgun sequence encodes the following:
- the S100A9 gene encoding protein S100-A9 encodes the protein MAEELSPFEKSVETIINVFHQYSARLENPDTLNQNEFKKLVKKELANFLKKQKKDDEAINHIMEDLDTNSDKQLNYEEYAILIARLVHASHEEMHKHSHGPGHSHGPGLGGTGPCHSQEGSEGHGHGHGHGHGHGHGHGHGHGHSH